One Actinoplanes missouriensis 431 DNA segment encodes these proteins:
- a CDS encoding enoyl-CoA hydratase/isomerase family protein, with protein MNHDAYRTLRVSRQDGIARVTIDNPPINVLSVAVMTELRHLLTTLAGDDTVRVIVFHSADPDFFLAHVDMTATPEALAGLMAGLPDGVNVFQAVGEQLRRQPQVTIVKLAGKARGGGAEFVAAADLAFAAIGRAGLGQIEALMGIVPGGGATQYLTERIGRNRALEVVLGAELFDAETAERYGWINRAVPAGELDEFVDRLAGNIAALPDGVVAAVKHAIVPREHTEGLARENEAWAGLVLRPGTAQLMGAGLAHGAQTRDGEQDLEGLFRSLLRCHSA; from the coding sequence ATGAATCACGACGCATACCGGACCTTACGGGTCAGCCGCCAGGACGGAATCGCCCGCGTCACGATCGACAACCCGCCGATCAACGTCCTCAGTGTCGCCGTCATGACCGAGCTGCGGCACCTGCTCACCACGCTGGCCGGCGACGACACCGTACGCGTGATCGTGTTCCACAGCGCCGACCCGGACTTCTTCCTTGCCCACGTCGACATGACCGCCACCCCCGAAGCCCTCGCCGGGCTGATGGCGGGCCTGCCGGACGGCGTCAATGTCTTCCAGGCCGTCGGAGAGCAGTTACGCCGTCAGCCGCAGGTGACCATCGTCAAGCTCGCCGGCAAGGCCCGCGGCGGCGGAGCCGAATTCGTCGCCGCTGCCGACCTGGCGTTCGCTGCTATCGGGCGGGCCGGACTCGGTCAGATCGAAGCTCTCATGGGCATCGTCCCCGGCGGCGGTGCCACGCAGTACCTCACTGAGCGCATCGGCCGCAACCGTGCCCTGGAAGTCGTGCTCGGCGCCGAACTGTTCGACGCCGAGACCGCCGAGCGATACGGCTGGATCAACCGCGCCGTCCCCGCCGGCGAACTGGACGAGTTCGTCGACCGTCTAGCCGGCAACATCGCCGCGCTGCCGGACGGCGTCGTCGCGGCGGTCAAGCATGCCATCGTCCCTCGTGAGCACACCGAGGGCTTGGCCCGTGAGAACGAGGCGTGGGCCGGACTCGTCCTCCGCCCCGGAACAGCGCAACTCATGGGCGCGGGGCTGGCACACGGCGCGCAGACCCGTGACGGCGAACAGGACCTCGAAGGTCTGTTCCGAAGCCTGCTGCGATGCCACTCAGCCTGA
- a CDS encoding family 43 glycosylhydrolase produces the protein MRNRLVIAAAAMLAALATTAVVTTSAEAATVRTDTPYVLVNRNSGKALDVYNLATTDGAPINQYTRNDGAWQQWTFLDSGSGWYRLRSAHSGKVLDLPSSTDGVQLVQNADRNDARQQFRLADSAGGQVRLINRASGKALEVWEWSTADGAKVSQYQDLDGANQQWQLVPLGAAARTFTNPIKRGGPDPWLQHYNGYYYLATTTWNSTITMRRSTTLAGLATTADQVIFNLAGRANGCCNMWAPEFHLINGRWYFYYTAGQNVSDYNPTQRLHVLESAGPDPMGPYTFKADLGTEWALDASVLKVGSNLYLMGTYNAGGSYGQSNFIQRLTNPWTLTGSRVRLSSPTLSWERQTGAVNEGPEPLYHNGKVMVVYSASACWGPDYKLGLLTLTGADPLNPAHWTKSLNPVFQRNDANGVYAPGHNGFFKSPDGTEDWIVYHANDSAGGGCDMNRSTRAQKFTWNADGTPNFGAPVRLGATLTAPSGE, from the coding sequence ATGAGAAACCGTCTCGTGATCGCGGCCGCCGCGATGCTCGCCGCGCTCGCCACCACCGCCGTCGTCACGACCTCCGCCGAGGCCGCCACGGTCCGGACCGACACCCCGTACGTGCTGGTCAACCGCAACAGCGGCAAAGCCCTCGACGTCTACAACCTGGCCACCACCGACGGCGCGCCGATCAACCAGTACACCCGCAACGACGGCGCCTGGCAGCAGTGGACGTTCCTCGACTCCGGCTCCGGCTGGTACCGGCTGCGGTCGGCGCACAGCGGCAAGGTCCTCGACCTGCCGTCCAGCACCGACGGCGTCCAGCTGGTGCAGAACGCCGATCGCAACGACGCCCGCCAGCAGTTCCGGCTCGCCGACTCGGCGGGCGGCCAGGTGCGGCTGATCAACCGGGCCAGCGGCAAGGCGCTCGAGGTCTGGGAGTGGTCCACCGCCGACGGCGCGAAGGTGTCGCAGTACCAGGATCTCGACGGCGCCAACCAGCAGTGGCAGCTGGTGCCGCTGGGCGCCGCCGCCCGTACCTTCACCAACCCGATCAAACGCGGCGGCCCGGACCCCTGGTTGCAGCACTACAACGGCTACTACTACCTCGCCACCACCACGTGGAACTCGACGATCACCATGCGCCGGTCCACCACACTGGCCGGCCTGGCGACCACCGCCGACCAGGTGATCTTCAACCTGGCCGGGCGGGCCAACGGCTGCTGCAACATGTGGGCGCCGGAGTTCCACCTGATCAACGGGCGCTGGTACTTCTACTACACCGCCGGGCAGAACGTGTCCGACTACAACCCGACCCAGCGGCTGCACGTCCTGGAGTCCGCCGGCCCCGACCCGATGGGCCCGTACACGTTCAAGGCCGACCTCGGCACCGAGTGGGCGCTCGACGCCAGCGTCCTGAAGGTCGGCAGCAACCTGTACCTGATGGGCACCTACAACGCCGGCGGCTCCTACGGGCAGAGCAACTTCATCCAGCGCCTGACCAACCCCTGGACGCTCACCGGCTCCCGGGTGCGGCTCAGCTCGCCGACGCTGTCATGGGAGCGGCAGACCGGCGCGGTCAACGAGGGGCCCGAGCCGCTGTACCACAACGGCAAGGTCATGGTCGTCTACTCGGCGTCGGCCTGCTGGGGACCCGACTACAAGCTCGGCCTGCTCACCCTCACCGGCGCCGACCCGCTCAACCCGGCACACTGGACCAAGAGCCTGAACCCGGTCTTCCAGCGCAACGACGCCAACGGGGTCTACGCGCCCGGCCACAACGGATTCTTCAAGAGCCCGGACGGCACCGAGGACTGGATCGTCTACCACGCCAACGACTCGGCCGGCGGCGGCTGCGACATGAACCGCTCCACCCGGGCCCAGAAGTTCACCTGGAACGCCGACGGAACCCCGAACTTCGGCGCCCCGGTACGGCTCGGAGCAACCCTCACCGCCCCCTCCGGCGAGTGA
- a CDS encoding winged helix-turn-helix transcriptional regulator: MEDTVVAASEPVYRAIAEHDLEFRSDCSSRPILDQIADKWSMMVMAVLAEPRRFNEIKRRLEGVTQRVLTQTLRRLERNGMIERRVLPTSPVGVEYSLTVLGESLREPFGHLYDWTVANATEIQACQRDYDRRIQR, encoded by the coding sequence ATGGAGGATACCGTCGTGGCCGCTTCTGAGCCCGTATATCGAGCCATCGCCGAGCATGACCTCGAATTCCGGTCCGACTGTTCGAGCCGGCCGATCCTCGACCAGATCGCCGACAAGTGGTCGATGATGGTGATGGCGGTCCTGGCTGAGCCACGCCGGTTCAACGAGATCAAGCGCCGCCTCGAGGGTGTGACCCAGCGCGTCCTGACGCAGACACTGCGCCGCCTGGAACGCAACGGGATGATCGAGCGCCGTGTACTGCCGACTTCGCCGGTCGGCGTCGAATACTCGCTGACCGTGCTGGGCGAATCCCTGCGCGAGCCGTTCGGCCACCTCTACGACTGGACCGTCGCCAACGCGACCGAGATCCAGGCTTGCCAGCGCGACTACGACCGGCGCATTCAGCGCTGA
- a CDS encoding arabinan endo-1,5-alpha-L-arabinosidase, whose product MPSNRIPRRALLVIPAAVVTVLSGVALHAEAAVRPDAVAVNRAAPVVAAATPTTPPGSYPNPGAVSGAVGTHDPTMVKTPAGSYIVAQTGDNIRLTTSTDRTTFREAGAAFPGGAPWTTAYTGGSRNLWAPDISYRNGQYYLYYSASTFGSNRSAIFLATSPTGASGSWTNRGLVIESRSSDNFNAIDPNLIVDANGRWWLNFGSFWSGLQQIALNPSTGLRADSSIRLIAGRNGGAIEAPHMFRHGSYYYLWVSFDRCCQGAASTYRIMVGRSTSPNGPFVDRSGKAMTAGGGTQILAGHGSIHGPGHNAVIADTDAEVLVYHYYADNGASRLGVNLLGYDAAGWPFVY is encoded by the coding sequence ATGCCGAGCAACCGGATTCCCCGCCGGGCTCTCCTCGTCATCCCGGCCGCCGTCGTCACCGTCCTGTCCGGCGTGGCGCTGCACGCCGAAGCCGCGGTACGGCCGGATGCCGTCGCCGTGAACCGGGCGGCGCCCGTGGTGGCCGCGGCGACACCGACCACACCCCCGGGCTCCTACCCCAACCCCGGCGCCGTGTCGGGCGCCGTCGGCACCCACGACCCGACGATGGTCAAGACGCCCGCGGGCTCCTACATCGTGGCGCAGACCGGCGACAACATCCGGCTGACCACGTCCACCGATCGCACCACGTTCCGGGAGGCGGGGGCGGCGTTCCCCGGCGGGGCGCCGTGGACCACCGCCTACACCGGCGGCAGCCGCAACCTGTGGGCGCCGGACATCTCGTACCGCAACGGCCAGTACTACCTGTACTACTCCGCTTCGACGTTCGGCTCCAACCGCTCGGCGATCTTCCTGGCCACCAGCCCCACCGGCGCGTCCGGCAGCTGGACCAACCGCGGCCTGGTGATCGAGTCACGCAGCTCGGACAACTTCAACGCGATCGACCCGAACCTGATCGTGGACGCCAACGGCCGGTGGTGGCTGAACTTCGGCTCGTTCTGGTCCGGTCTGCAGCAGATCGCCCTGAACCCCTCCACGGGACTGCGGGCCGACTCGTCGATCCGTCTGATCGCCGGTCGTAACGGCGGCGCGATCGAGGCGCCGCACATGTTCCGGCACGGCTCCTACTACTACCTGTGGGTCTCGTTCGACCGCTGCTGCCAGGGCGCGGCCAGCACGTACCGGATCATGGTGGGCCGTTCGACCAGCCCCAACGGGCCGTTCGTGGACCGCAGCGGCAAGGCCATGACCGCCGGCGGCGGCACCCAGATCCTCGCCGGGCACGGCAGCATCCACGGCCCCGGCCACAACGCCGTCATCGCCGACACCGACGCCGAGGTGCTCGTCTACCACTACTACGCCGACAACGGCGCGTCCCGGCTCGGCGTCAACCTGCTCGGCTACGACGCGGCCGGCTGGCCGTTCGTCTACTAG